One stretch of Saccharomonospora xinjiangensis XJ-54 DNA includes these proteins:
- a CDS encoding DsbA family protein gives MGGAERTARKRRQQQVAGRSSGAKAVSAARRGGDGKRVAVIVGVVVAVLAVVVGGLIWTNAAKNATEGQKIPTETGQTEIAERRDGAVVVLGDENAPATIDVYADFLCPVCATFDQQYGAQIKQKVADGTVQVRQHMLPMLVEMSDPPGYSMESANAALLAADAGKFVEFHDSLFANQPEEGKRGYDKDQLIQLGRDLGITDKAFAEGVRNGKYEKVLTEEMERVSADTSLRRDFGGGRVGFGTPTVVANGKIVDIGDPAWLDKVVGTATS, from the coding sequence GTGGGCGGAGCGGAGCGGACGGCGAGGAAGCGGCGTCAACAGCAGGTGGCCGGTAGGAGCAGCGGCGCGAAGGCCGTCTCCGCCGCGCGGCGTGGTGGCGACGGCAAGCGCGTCGCCGTGATCGTCGGCGTGGTCGTGGCCGTGCTCGCTGTGGTGGTCGGTGGTCTCATCTGGACCAACGCGGCCAAGAACGCCACCGAAGGGCAGAAGATCCCCACCGAGACGGGGCAGACGGAGATCGCCGAGCGCAGGGACGGCGCCGTGGTGGTGCTCGGTGACGAGAACGCGCCCGCGACCATCGACGTGTACGCCGACTTCCTGTGCCCCGTGTGCGCCACGTTCGACCAGCAGTACGGCGCGCAGATCAAGCAGAAAGTCGCCGACGGCACGGTGCAGGTTCGCCAGCACATGCTGCCGATGCTGGTGGAGATGTCCGATCCGCCCGGCTACTCCATGGAGTCGGCCAATGCTGCTCTGCTCGCGGCCGACGCGGGCAAGTTCGTCGAGTTCCACGACAGCCTCTTCGCCAACCAGCCGGAAGAAGGCAAGCGCGGCTACGACAAGGACCAACTGATCCAGCTGGGGCGGGATCTCGGTATCACCGACAAGGCGTTCGCCGAGGGCGTCCGCAACGGCAAGTACGAGAAGGTGCTCACCGAGGAGATGGAGCGCGTCAGCGCGGACACGAGCCTGCGCCGCGACTTCGGGGGCGGCAGGGTCGGCTTCGGCACGCCGACCGTCGTCGCGAACGGCAAGATCGTGGACATCGGTGACCCGGCTTGGCTCGACAAGGTCGTGGGAACGGCCACGAGTTGA
- a CDS encoding MauE/DoxX family redox-associated membrane protein, protein MLPSRGRLLRGVGLLVRLGLAAIWLVSGVLKVSDPGQTYLAVQAYDVLPDSLIGVVATALPLVEIVLGLLLLFGVATRITAVASAALLVVFIAGVAQSWARGLTIDCGCFGGGGEVKPGETAYPEELARDIGFLALAVWLWVRPDTPLSIDRWLRRGRGETRSETYQAEPAELNDESRKDPSGRSGADGEEAASTAGGR, encoded by the coding sequence GTGCTTCCCTCCCGTGGACGGCTGCTTCGAGGCGTCGGATTGCTCGTCAGGCTCGGCCTTGCCGCCATCTGGTTGGTGTCAGGGGTCCTGAAGGTCTCCGACCCCGGCCAGACGTACCTCGCGGTGCAGGCGTACGACGTCCTGCCGGACTCGTTGATCGGTGTGGTGGCGACCGCGTTGCCGCTGGTGGAGATCGTGTTGGGTCTGCTTCTGCTGTTCGGGGTGGCGACCCGGATCACGGCGGTGGCCTCGGCGGCGTTACTCGTCGTGTTCATCGCAGGGGTCGCGCAGTCGTGGGCGAGGGGTCTGACGATCGACTGCGGGTGCTTCGGCGGCGGCGGCGAGGTGAAGCCGGGCGAGACGGCCTACCCGGAGGAACTTGCGCGGGACATCGGGTTCCTGGCGCTCGCGGTGTGGTTGTGGGTGAGGCCGGACACGCCGTTGTCGATCGACCGATGGTTGCGGCGAGGGCGGGGCGAGACGAGGTCTGAGACGTACCAGGCCGAGCCCGCCGAATTGAATGACGAATCGAGGAAGGACCCCAGTGGGCGGAGCGGAGCGGACGGCGAGGAAGCGGCGTCAACAGCAGGTGGCCGGTAG
- a CDS encoding glutamate ABC transporter substrate-binding protein, which translates to MRRLSCLVNAAVAGLLLAACSATGAEHDSIVARASDTESLTIGIRFDQPGLAERTVDGRFVGFDADVARFVAGELGVAEENIVWKETIPAEREEALVSGSVDMVVASYSITEERTREVTFAGPYFETGQDLLVRRTSSDITDSDSLAGRTVCTSTGSTSASNVKRRFGTSVTLVEYPRISECVTALLAGRVDAVTTDGAILAGYVAQNPELVRLAGRQWSIERYGIGLRQGDTEGRAAVNAALRKMIDSGSWRASLERHLAPSGIEVSQPPKVEGP; encoded by the coding sequence ATGCGACGGCTCAGCTGCCTGGTCAACGCGGCCGTAGCAGGGCTTCTGCTCGCGGCGTGTTCGGCGACCGGTGCCGAACACGACTCGATTGTCGCCCGCGCGAGTGACACCGAATCGTTGACCATCGGCATCCGATTCGATCAGCCTGGCTTGGCGGAGCGCACCGTGGACGGACGGTTCGTCGGCTTCGACGCCGACGTCGCGCGGTTCGTCGCAGGGGAACTCGGTGTGGCCGAGGAGAACATCGTCTGGAAGGAGACGATCCCGGCCGAACGGGAGGAGGCCCTCGTCTCCGGTTCCGTCGATATGGTGGTGGCCTCTTATTCGATCACCGAGGAACGCACGCGAGAGGTGACGTTCGCGGGCCCGTACTTCGAGACGGGGCAGGATCTGCTTGTGCGGCGCACCTCCAGTGACATCACGGATTCCGATTCCCTCGCTGGAAGAACGGTGTGCACGTCCACGGGTTCAACCTCCGCGAGCAACGTCAAACGCCGCTTCGGTACGTCGGTGACGCTCGTCGAGTACCCGCGCATCTCCGAGTGCGTCACCGCGCTGCTGGCAGGCAGGGTGGACGCCGTGACGACGGACGGCGCCATCCTCGCTGGATACGTCGCGCAGAACCCCGAACTCGTGAGACTCGCAGGTCGGCAGTGGTCAATCGAGCGTTACGGGATCGGTCTCCGTCAGGGCGACACCGAGGGAAGGGCCGCCGTCAACGCCGCCCTCAGGAAGATGATCGACTCGGGTTCGTGGAGGGCGTCGCTGGAACGACATCTCGCCCCGTCCGGCATCGAGGTCTCCCAGCCGCCGAAGGTCGAAGGGCCGTGA
- the hrpB gene encoding ATP-dependent helicase HrpB: MTWPGIAEWPDLPVRAVLGEIGHALDTHGSAVLVAPPGTGKTTLVPLALAGLGPREGAAVGPRNKTAVGPRNKTAVEPRNKTAVGPRNKTAVEPRKVVVAEPRRIAARAAAARMAALLGEQVGGTVGYSVRGDRKVSARTRIEVVTSGLLVRRLQNDPELSDTSVVVLDECHERQLDADLLLALLLDARAGLRDDLRILAMSATVAADRLATLLGDAAVVTAEAPLHPVEVVHRPPGRGERIEAGVARCVRSALSAHDGDILAFLPGVAEIDRVACLLDGIDADVVALHGRLPGRQQDLALTPGPRRRVVLATAVAESSLTVPGVRVVVDSGLARVPRVDHRRGLPGLATVRVSRAVAEQRSGRAGREAPGVAYRCWSRAEGASLPAYPEPEIRTAELSRLALELACWSTPDGAGLVWLDSPPEGALAAGRNVLSTLGAVDESGRPTERGRRMASVGLHPRLARALLDGAREVGALAAAEVVALLDAGSARTDLDAELTRLRRADDAVARRWHREVTRLAALVDDDADGPPDPAAVVALAFPERLARRRHGASPVYLMASGTAVEVPRGSGLGDSEWLAVAEATREPGRAHGVVRLAAVADERLATRAGAALVNESDEIAWIDGDVVARRVRRLGAVTLSEQPLASPDPSAVRAAVSEGLRKIGLRLLPWPQAATRLRERLTFLNRSLGEPWPPVSDTELLSRIDDWLGPELASVRRRADFAGIDTATALRRLLPWPQASRFDELAPDRLQVPSGSSVRVDYSGAEPVLAVKLQETFGWRTTPRIADGAVPVVLHLLSPAGRPAAVTSDLESFWQHGYPAVRAELRGRYPKHPWPPAPLTATPSKGTKRR, translated from the coding sequence GTGACCTGGCCCGGTATCGCGGAGTGGCCCGATCTTCCCGTGCGGGCGGTGCTCGGCGAGATCGGCCACGCACTGGACACGCACGGCAGCGCGGTCCTCGTCGCGCCGCCCGGTACGGGCAAGACCACGCTCGTCCCGCTGGCGCTTGCGGGGCTCGGCCCCCGAGAGGGCGCCGCGGTGGGACCGCGCAACAAGACAGCGGTGGGACCGCGCAACAAGACAGCGGTGGAACCGCGCAACAAGACAGCGGTGGGACCGCGCAACAAGACAGCGGTCGAACCGCGCAAAGTTGTCGTGGCCGAGCCACGCAGGATCGCCGCGAGAGCGGCGGCTGCCCGGATGGCGGCGTTGCTCGGTGAACAGGTCGGGGGCACGGTCGGCTACTCGGTGAGAGGTGATCGCAAGGTCTCGGCGAGGACCCGCATTGAGGTGGTCACCTCCGGCCTGCTCGTGCGACGGCTTCAGAACGATCCGGAGCTTTCCGACACGTCCGTGGTGGTGCTCGACGAGTGCCACGAACGCCAGCTCGACGCCGACCTGCTGCTGGCGCTGCTGCTGGACGCACGCGCGGGGCTGCGGGACGATCTGCGAATTCTCGCCATGTCTGCGACCGTGGCGGCGGACCGGCTGGCCACGCTCCTCGGCGACGCTGCCGTCGTCACCGCGGAGGCACCCCTGCACCCGGTCGAGGTCGTGCACCGGCCGCCCGGAAGGGGCGAACGCATCGAGGCTGGTGTCGCCAGGTGTGTGAGGTCGGCGTTGTCGGCTCACGACGGTGACATCCTCGCGTTCCTTCCCGGCGTGGCCGAGATCGACAGGGTCGCCTGCCTTCTCGACGGGATCGACGCCGACGTTGTCGCACTGCACGGCAGGCTGCCGGGACGGCAACAGGATCTGGCGCTCACCCCGGGACCGCGCAGGCGCGTCGTGCTGGCGACGGCGGTGGCGGAGTCGAGCCTGACAGTGCCGGGGGTCCGGGTCGTCGTGGACTCCGGACTCGCCCGCGTGCCACGCGTGGATCACCGTCGCGGCCTTCCCGGTCTGGCGACGGTACGGGTGTCCCGCGCGGTCGCCGAGCAACGCTCCGGCAGGGCGGGCCGGGAGGCACCGGGGGTGGCGTATCGCTGCTGGAGCCGGGCGGAGGGTGCGAGCCTGCCTGCCTATCCGGAACCGGAGATCCGCACGGCCGAGTTGTCGCGACTGGCGCTCGAACTGGCGTGCTGGTCCACTCCGGACGGTGCGGGGCTCGTCTGGTTGGATTCGCCACCGGAGGGCGCGCTGGCCGCGGGCAGGAACGTGCTGTCCACGCTGGGTGCCGTGGACGAGTCCGGCCGCCCCACCGAGCGGGGGCGGCGGATGGCCTCCGTAGGACTGCACCCACGGCTCGCCCGCGCGCTGCTCGACGGGGCACGGGAGGTGGGCGCCCTGGCAGCGGCCGAGGTCGTGGCACTGCTCGACGCGGGGTCGGCGCGCACCGATCTCGACGCTGAGCTCACCCGCCTCCGCCGCGCCGACGACGCGGTGGCACGGCGCTGGCACAGGGAGGTGACCCGGCTCGCTGCGCTGGTGGACGACGACGCCGATGGCCCGCCCGACCCTGCGGCGGTGGTGGCTCTGGCCTTTCCCGAGCGGCTCGCCCGTCGCAGGCACGGCGCCTCACCCGTCTATCTGATGGCGAGTGGAACAGCCGTGGAGGTTCCGCGGGGAAGCGGTCTTGGGGACAGCGAATGGCTCGCCGTGGCCGAGGCGACGCGCGAACCGGGTCGCGCCCACGGCGTGGTGCGGCTGGCCGCTGTCGCAGACGAGCGACTGGCGACACGAGCCGGGGCCGCACTCGTCAACGAGTCCGACGAGATCGCGTGGATCGACGGCGACGTCGTGGCGCGCCGGGTGCGGCGGCTGGGCGCTGTGACGCTCTCCGAACAGCCGCTGGCATCGCCCGATCCCTCGGCCGTGCGGGCGGCGGTGTCGGAGGGGCTGCGCAAGATCGGACTCCGGCTGCTCCCGTGGCCGCAGGCCGCCACCCGGCTGCGGGAGCGCCTCACCTTCCTGAACCGGAGTCTCGGCGAGCCGTGGCCACCGGTGTCGGACACCGAACTGCTCTCGCGGATCGACGACTGGCTCGGGCCGGAACTCGCCTCCGTGCGCCGCAGGGCCGATTTCGCCGGTATCGACACCGCCACGGCTCTGCGCAGGCTGCTGCCGTGGCCGCAGGCGTCGCGGTTCGACGAGCTGGCACCGGATCGGCTTCAGGTGCCCAGCGGTTCGTCGGTGAGGGTGGACTATTCCGGTGCCGAGCCCGTGCTCGCGGTGAAGCTCCAGGAGACGTTCGGCTGGCGCACGACGCCGAGAATCGCCGACGGCGCTGTTCCCGTCGTCCTCCACCTACTGTCACCCGCGGGGCGCCCGGCCGCGGTGACCTCCGACCTGGAGTCCTTCTGGCAGCACGGTTACCCGGCGGTGCGGGCGGAACTGCGAGGCCGTTACCCGAAACACCCGTGGCCACCCGCCCCGCTGACCGCCACTCCCAGCAAAGGCACGAAGCGCCGCTGA
- a CDS encoding DUF2267 domain-containing protein — protein MDHDHFIGQVQARAQLASRGEAEGLTRATLETLGERIPEQLAAHLADQLPTEIGENLRRTVTMGGAGSGERFGLDEFVRRVSERGHLPEPNAVYGSRVVLEVTGEATQGVLGKVRDSLPVDLRPLVDSGSRGEMR, from the coding sequence ATGGACCACGATCACTTCATCGGTCAGGTGCAGGCCCGCGCACAGCTGGCCAGTCGCGGTGAGGCGGAAGGACTGACCCGCGCCACTCTGGAGACGCTCGGGGAACGCATCCCCGAGCAATTGGCCGCTCACCTGGCCGATCAGCTTCCCACCGAGATCGGCGAGAACCTGCGCAGGACCGTCACCATGGGCGGCGCCGGATCGGGGGAGCGCTTCGGACTCGACGAATTCGTGCGCAGGGTCTCCGAACGCGGGCATCTTCCCGAACCGAACGCGGTGTACGGGTCGCGGGTGGTCCTTGAGGTGACCGGTGAGGCGACCCAAGGAGTTCTGGGCAAGGTCCGCGACTCGCTGCCTGTGGATCTTCGGCCGCTCGTGGACTCCGGCAGCAGAGGGGAGATGCGCTGA
- a CDS encoding sensor domain-containing protein → MSTARSHDDHERSRPSIGGSLAYLLLSFPVGVSAFVVLLTLTVLGVGTAIVWVGLPVLGATVLLTRGAAVTERARVYALLGNYIPPATRPLPEGNFRQRWRTRLTDTATWREYTYLFLLFPIGIVEFVLMVATWGVSLALLGLPIYYRSLPGGVWHFPSYDPAVRWVTVDSVWSALPWAAIGLVFVVITALFTQRLGAAHGRFARAMLGPTYARMRELDEDDAETAQSLMRP, encoded by the coding sequence ATGTCAACGGCCCGGTCCCACGACGACCATGAGCGCTCCCGACCCTCCATCGGAGGCTCGCTCGCCTACCTGCTGTTGAGCTTCCCCGTCGGTGTCAGCGCCTTCGTCGTCCTGCTGACCTTGACAGTCCTGGGGGTCGGCACCGCGATTGTGTGGGTCGGCCTGCCGGTGCTCGGCGCCACGGTGCTGTTGACGAGGGGAGCCGCCGTCACGGAGCGGGCCCGGGTTTACGCCCTCCTCGGCAACTACATTCCTCCCGCGACCCGCCCCCTGCCCGAGGGCAACTTCCGGCAGCGGTGGCGGACACGGCTCACCGACACGGCCACGTGGCGCGAATACACCTACCTCTTCCTTCTCTTCCCCATCGGCATCGTCGAGTTCGTGCTGATGGTCGCCACCTGGGGTGTCTCGCTGGCCCTTCTCGGGTTGCCGATCTACTACCGCTCCCTTCCGGGCGGCGTGTGGCACTTCCCCTCCTATGACCCCGCAGTGCGCTGGGTGACCGTCGATTCCGTGTGGTCGGCGCTGCCCTGGGCGGCGATCGGCCTGGTGTTCGTGGTCATCACCGCGCTGTTCACGCAGCGGCTGGGAGCCGCACACGGGCGCTTCGCCAGGGCCATGCTCGGCCCAACGTACGCGCGGATGCGGGAGCTGGACGAGGACGACGCCGAGACGGCTCAGTCTCTGATGCGGCCGTGA
- a CDS encoding sensor histidine kinase: MPKDASAGSPRFPERPAAWRTILFMVVSFPLRILQFVLLVCGGLIGAATVIIWIGIPILAVTIWLVHAFGDLERVWLRKTLCVDVPDAERARSEGGWGRRWLAQATDPTTWRDLAYLMLVFPVGILEFALGLVAILLVPVAVWVVPSLGWLHAQLAITLLGPPKARRAEARAQRLQASRARGVDAAEAERRRIERDLHDGAQQRLVSVAMTLGRAKAKVGVGAQPDTDALRALIDEAHSDAKLAVSELRDLARGIYPAVLADRGLDAALSAQAAKSPIPVDVSVDVEPRPPAAVETTAYFIVGESLTNTAKHAEADRASVKVWRDGDTVVVEVTDDGKGGAGLRPNGGLAGLADRAATIDGTVTVVSPPGGPTVVRAILPCTW; the protein is encoded by the coding sequence ATGCCCAAGGACGCCTCAGCGGGTTCGCCACGCTTCCCGGAGCGCCCCGCAGCGTGGCGGACGATCCTGTTCATGGTCGTGAGCTTCCCGCTGCGGATCCTGCAGTTCGTCCTCCTCGTCTGCGGCGGGCTCATCGGCGCCGCCACCGTGATCATCTGGATCGGCATCCCGATACTGGCCGTGACGATCTGGCTGGTTCACGCCTTCGGCGACCTGGAACGGGTCTGGCTACGGAAGACGCTCTGCGTGGACGTCCCCGACGCGGAGCGCGCGCGGAGTGAAGGCGGGTGGGGACGCCGCTGGCTCGCGCAGGCGACCGATCCGACGACGTGGCGCGACCTCGCGTACCTGATGCTTGTCTTCCCCGTCGGAATCCTCGAATTCGCTCTCGGTCTCGTCGCCATCCTGCTGGTCCCGGTGGCGGTCTGGGTCGTCCCCTCACTCGGGTGGCTGCACGCACAGCTCGCCATCACCCTGCTCGGGCCGCCGAAGGCACGCAGGGCCGAAGCCAGGGCGCAACGCCTCCAGGCGTCCCGAGCGCGGGGAGTGGACGCCGCCGAGGCGGAACGACGGCGCATCGAGCGGGATCTCCACGACGGCGCGCAACAGCGGCTCGTGTCCGTGGCCATGACCCTGGGCAGGGCGAAGGCCAAGGTCGGCGTCGGCGCGCAACCCGACACCGACGCGCTTCGAGCGCTGATCGACGAGGCGCATTCCGACGCGAAACTTGCCGTGTCGGAGCTGCGTGACCTCGCGAGGGGCATCTACCCCGCCGTGCTGGCGGACCGGGGTCTGGACGCCGCGCTGTCCGCGCAGGCCGCCAAGTCGCCCATTCCCGTCGATGTGTCGGTGGACGTGGAGCCCCGCCCTCCGGCGGCCGTCGAGACGACGGCCTACTTCATCGTGGGGGAATCGCTGACCAACACCGCCAAACACGCCGAAGCGGACAGGGCGTCCGTGAAGGTGTGGCGCGACGGCGACACCGTCGTCGTGGAGGTGACCGACGACGGTAAGGGAGGCGCCGGTCTGCGACCGAACGGTGGCCTCGCAGGGCTGGCCGACCGGGCTGCGACCATAGACGGCACAGTCACCGTCGTCAGCCCACCCGGGGGCCCCACCGTGGTCCGCGCGATCCTTCCGTGCACCTGGTGA
- a CDS encoding response regulator transcription factor has product MRVVIAEDAVLLRVGVQRLLADDGVETVAAVDNGDDLVEAVQRHRPDLAIADVRMPPTFTDEGLRAALRARRLLPGLPVLVLSQYVEETYAVELLSGGAGGVGYLLKERVADVAEFLDAIRRVAAGGTAIDPEVITQLMARGRRSPLETLTPRETEVLGLMAQGLTNSAIAARLVVSHGAVEKHIGNIFAKLGLEASDTEHRRVRAVLTYLGR; this is encoded by the coding sequence ATGCGCGTGGTCATCGCGGAGGACGCCGTCCTGCTGCGGGTAGGGGTCCAGCGGCTGCTGGCCGACGACGGGGTCGAAACGGTGGCCGCTGTGGACAACGGCGACGACCTCGTGGAAGCGGTCCAGCGGCACCGCCCCGACCTCGCCATCGCGGACGTGCGCATGCCACCGACGTTCACCGACGAGGGGTTGCGGGCCGCATTACGGGCCCGGCGCCTGCTGCCTGGACTACCGGTACTCGTGTTGTCCCAGTACGTCGAGGAGACGTACGCGGTGGAACTGCTGTCCGGCGGAGCGGGCGGCGTTGGTTACCTGCTCAAGGAGCGGGTCGCCGACGTGGCCGAATTCCTCGACGCCATCCGCAGGGTGGCAGCGGGAGGCACCGCGATCGATCCGGAAGTGATCACTCAGCTCATGGCACGGGGACGCCGCAGCCCGCTCGAAACACTCACCCCGAGGGAGACGGAGGTGCTCGGCCTCATGGCTCAGGGCCTCACGAACAGCGCCATCGCGGCACGCCTCGTGGTGTCTCACGGCGCCGTGGAGAAACACATCGGCAACATCTTCGCCAAGCTCGGTCTCGAAGCGAGCGACACAGAACACCGCCGGGTCCGCGCAGTTCTCACCTACCTCGGCCGCTGA
- a CDS encoding acyltransferase family protein — MTLSPPRPVTVAPSRDRFLDVVRALAIAAVVVQHWTMPVLGYADGTLTAGNALTTPGWWAVTWLSQVMPLVFFTGGAANHLSLSRGGAAAPWLATRLGRLLFPVLPLLAVWAVVPPALRLFGVPEQPVALAGSIAAQLLWFLGVYLITVLATPLLAAAHRRWRWAVPAALASMAALVDIARFDGVPYVGYANAVFVWLAIHQLGFFYSDGTLRALSRRAALIMSATGFGVTALLVSAGPYVASMIGMPGAPMSNMSPPAAVLVSLAVGQIGLALAARDLLTAWANLPSVAAVLGWVGPRFMTVYLWHMPALIGLAALTVLWLDYATPVPGTITWLATVPGWLLSAGALLAVLLRVFGRFETRVPRCAPAPMPLLCVAALLAATGTLTLAATGFSSAPWPWIALIVVAYALIRVPIRNGTRNRTPVPA, encoded by the coding sequence ATGACTTTGAGTCCTCCAAGGCCGGTGACAGTCGCGCCGTCCCGAGACCGCTTCCTCGACGTCGTGCGCGCGCTGGCCATCGCGGCCGTCGTCGTTCAACACTGGACCATGCCGGTGCTCGGCTACGCCGACGGCACCCTCACCGCGGGCAACGCGCTCACCACGCCCGGCTGGTGGGCCGTCACCTGGCTTTCTCAGGTCATGCCCCTCGTGTTCTTCACGGGAGGGGCCGCCAATCATCTTTCGCTCTCCCGCGGCGGTGCGGCGGCACCGTGGTTGGCAACCAGGCTCGGCAGGCTCCTGTTTCCCGTGTTGCCGCTGCTGGCCGTGTGGGCGGTCGTTCCGCCAGCCCTGCGTCTGTTCGGCGTGCCGGAACAACCGGTGGCGCTGGCTGGTTCCATCGCGGCGCAGCTTCTGTGGTTCCTCGGCGTCTACCTCATCACCGTGCTCGCCACGCCGTTGCTCGCGGCGGCTCACCGTCGCTGGCGCTGGGCCGTTCCGGCAGCGCTCGCGAGTATGGCCGCGCTGGTGGACATCGCCCGCTTCGACGGAGTGCCGTACGTCGGGTACGCCAACGCGGTCTTCGTCTGGCTCGCGATCCACCAGCTCGGATTCTTCTACTCCGACGGCACTCTCCGCGCACTGTCCCGGCGCGCCGCGCTGATCATGTCCGCGACGGGTTTCGGTGTCACCGCGCTGCTCGTGTCGGCAGGCCCTTACGTGGCCAGCATGATCGGCATGCCCGGTGCCCCGATGTCCAACATGAGCCCTCCCGCCGCCGTCCTGGTGTCACTCGCCGTCGGGCAGATCGGGCTCGCGCTCGCCGCCCGCGACCTCCTTACAGCGTGGGCCAACCTCCCCTCGGTCGCGGCGGTCCTCGGCTGGGTCGGCCCCCGCTTCATGACCGTGTACCTATGGCACATGCCTGCGCTCATCGGGCTCGCCGCCCTGACGGTGCTCTGGCTCGACTACGCGACACCGGTGCCCGGCACGATCACCTGGCTCGCCACCGTTCCGGGCTGGCTGCTCTCGGCAGGCGCGCTCCTCGCGGTGCTACTCCGCGTCTTCGGCCGCTTCGAGACCCGGGTGCCGCGCTGCGCCCCCGCTCCCATGCCCCTGCTCTGCGTCGCCGCGCTGCTCGCCGCGACGGGGACCCTCACGCTCGCCGCGACGGGTTTCTCCTCGGCTCCGTGGCCGTGGATCGCCCTGATCGTCGTCGCCTACGCACTCATCCGCGTCCCTATCCGGAACGGGACACGGAACCGGACGCCGGTGCCTGCCTGA
- a CDS encoding amidohydrolase family protein: MRPDRDGPGPRSDTDVADWVRGLGLDGIVDIHVHFLPERVLRKVWAYFDDAERNYGMRWPVRYRVPQHERIATLRSLGVRTFAPLVYPHKPDMADWLNTWVREFAAEVPEAVPTATLYAEPTVSGYVAEALAAGVRCFKAHVQVGGYDPADAILDGAWGLIADAAVPVVVHCGHGPLRGEHTGIGVFEQVLRRHPGLVTVLAHAGMPEYDAALALVRRYPNVYLDTTMVGVPFTEEFMPVPSDWPSRLAELADRVVLGTDFPNIPYSYATQLRAVAGWAESDPRLGRSFLRAVLHDTPSRLLRQAPASGSVSRSG, from the coding sequence TTGAGGCCCGATCGGGACGGCCCCGGGCCGAGGTCGGACACGGATGTGGCCGACTGGGTGCGGGGCCTCGGGCTCGACGGGATTGTGGACATCCACGTGCATTTTCTGCCGGAGCGGGTGTTGCGCAAGGTGTGGGCGTACTTCGACGACGCCGAGCGCAACTACGGCATGAGGTGGCCGGTCCGGTACCGCGTGCCGCAGCACGAGCGGATCGCGACGCTCCGCTCGCTGGGAGTGCGAACATTCGCTCCGCTCGTCTACCCGCACAAGCCGGACATGGCGGACTGGCTCAACACCTGGGTTCGCGAGTTCGCCGCCGAGGTGCCCGAAGCCGTTCCCACGGCGACGCTGTACGCCGAGCCGACGGTGTCGGGCTACGTGGCAGAGGCGCTGGCCGCCGGGGTGCGGTGTTTCAAAGCCCACGTGCAGGTGGGCGGCTACGACCCAGCCGACGCGATCCTCGACGGCGCCTGGGGGCTGATCGCGGATGCGGCCGTGCCGGTGGTCGTGCACTGCGGGCACGGGCCGTTGCGCGGTGAGCACACCGGCATCGGGGTCTTCGAGCAGGTGCTGCGGCGGCATCCCGGGCTGGTGACGGTTCTCGCGCACGCGGGTATGCCGGAGTACGACGCCGCGCTGGCGCTGGTGCGGCGGTACCCGAATGTCTACCTCGACACCACGATGGTCGGTGTTCCGTTCACGGAGGAGTTCATGCCGGTGCCCAGTGACTGGCCGAGCAGGCTCGCCGAGCTCGCCGATCGCGTGGTGCTGGGCACGGACTTCCCGAACATCCCTTACTCCTACGCCACCCAGCTGCGCGCGGTGGCTGGGTGGGCGGAGTCGGATCCGCGGCTCGGCCGGTCTTTCCTGCGCGCGGTACTGCACGACACGCCGTCGCGGTTGCTCAGGCAGGCACCGGCGTCCGGTTCCGTGTCCCGTTCCGGATAG
- the smpB gene encoding SsrA-binding protein SmpB, translating into MAKEVGQKVIASNRRARHDYTIIDTYEAGVALVGTEVKSLRAGKASLADSFATVDDGEVFLRGLHIPEYSHGTWTNHEPRRTRKLLLHRKEIEKLIGKTKESGLSLVPLSLYFKEGKVKVELALAKGRKAHDKRQAIAKRDAQREMARAIGRAAKGKYRR; encoded by the coding sequence ATGGCGAAGGAAGTCGGTCAGAAGGTGATCGCGTCGAACCGGCGTGCCCGGCACGACTACACGATCATCGACACCTATGAGGCCGGGGTGGCGCTCGTCGGCACCGAGGTGAAGAGCCTGCGCGCGGGCAAGGCGTCGCTGGCCGACTCGTTCGCCACCGTGGACGACGGCGAGGTGTTCCTGCGGGGCCTGCACATCCCCGAGTACTCGCACGGCACGTGGACCAACCACGAGCCGAGGCGGACGCGCAAGCTCCTGCTGCACCGCAAGGAGATCGAGAAGCTGATCGGCAAGACGAAGGAGTCGGGCCTCAGCCTCGTTCCCCTTTCCCTCTACTTCAAAGAGGGCAAGGTCAAGGTCGAGCTGGCGCTGGCGAAGGGCCGCAAGGCGCACGACAAGCGGCAGGCGATCGCCAAGCGCGATGCGCAGCGCGAGATGGCGCGTGCGATCGGCAGGGCCGCCAAGGGCAAGTACCGCCGTTGA